The proteins below come from a single Treponema phagedenis genomic window:
- a CDS encoding DnaJ domain-containing protein codes for MENYYRILGVRPSASIVEIKHSFRKKAKLLHPDIPSNAASSADRKNREKEMQLLITAYEVLINPKLRAELDTFYARFQKETVDSGFDYRLWLVGQTDLESRTQLIVFDLFHNLEEEAVAEYLRLRAAPKSFWLSLYMDREDFMDFGFILAEELYLRDHHYEAFVILEEIIYEELKKNYFKHFFPEVLKLAKTLIIGKIIPALGDDIALECYEAAVDFGFESSITAELYKKMGECHLRIGDKELAIHCFRQALALNPRIRGISSTKMHTILENI; via the coding sequence ATGGAAAACTACTATCGCATTTTAGGAGTTCGCCCTTCAGCCTCAATCGTAGAAATCAAACACTCTTTCAGAAAAAAAGCAAAGCTGCTGCATCCGGACATACCCTCAAATGCCGCATCTTCTGCCGACAGAAAAAACAGAGAAAAAGAGATGCAGCTTTTGATAACCGCATACGAAGTGTTAATAAACCCGAAGCTGCGAGCCGAGCTTGATACATTTTATGCGCGCTTTCAAAAAGAAACAGTGGATTCCGGTTTTGATTACCGGCTTTGGCTTGTCGGACAAACCGATTTGGAAAGCAGAACACAGCTGATAGTTTTTGACCTCTTTCATAATCTTGAAGAAGAGGCGGTGGCGGAATATTTGCGATTACGGGCGGCTCCGAAAAGTTTCTGGCTTTCACTGTATATGGATCGGGAAGATTTTATGGACTTCGGGTTTATCCTTGCGGAAGAATTATATTTGCGGGATCATCATTACGAAGCCTTTGTTATTCTGGAAGAGATTATTTATGAAGAATTAAAAAAAAATTATTTTAAGCATTTTTTCCCCGAAGTTTTAAAGCTGGCAAAAACTCTTATCATCGGAAAAATTATTCCGGCATTAGGCGATGACATTGCGCTTGAATGTTATGAAGCAGCGGTTGATTTCGGTTTTGAATCAAGTATAACCGCAGAGCTGTATAAAAAAATGGGGGAATGCCATCTACGAATAGGCGATAAAGAGCTTGCCATACACTGCTTTCGGCAAGCCCTTGCATTAAACCCGCGAATACGCGGCATAAGCAGTACAAAAATGCATACTATTTTGGAGAATATATGA
- a CDS encoding tetratricopeptide repeat protein, with protein MKELDSLFFIQLPENYTIASAIPDFDPSIPLPIQLPAGEENIQPKEITQEMILAGMLTVFAYDRDNLHTQYYRDIFLNLKPNIRAEMTEAAIIKTKNGDFELAEELLLALEGLFSADMFTKLNLALLMEERSRFYREAGADDEADYYNDEAFHFYKEVLAAEPPIPQAFFNAGFFFIKQSNYAKARSVFETYLQLEDTTTDTAETRKQKARDLIDWINTQALDDDLFKEAYDFMQMNQEEKALERIREFLSHHPKVWNAWFLLGWALRRLNRWEDAKAAFLHCLELGQDNEEIKTAYSDICNELSICLTELKEYQKAEKWLLSALAEEPENIKIISNLGSLALKKGKTEEAKGFFRTVLEINPTDNLAKMMLAQLND; from the coding sequence ATGAAAGAATTAGACTCGCTTTTTTTTATACAGTTGCCTGAAAATTATACGATCGCCTCTGCAATTCCGGACTTTGATCCTTCAATCCCGCTTCCTATTCAGTTGCCCGCCGGCGAAGAAAACATTCAGCCAAAGGAAATTACGCAAGAGATGATTCTTGCAGGAATGCTCACTGTTTTCGCATACGATCGGGATAATTTGCATACTCAATATTATCGCGATATTTTCCTCAATTTAAAACCGAATATTAGAGCTGAAATGACAGAAGCAGCTATCATTAAAACAAAAAACGGAGACTTTGAACTCGCGGAAGAACTTCTCCTTGCATTAGAAGGTTTGTTTTCCGCCGATATGTTCACAAAACTCAATCTTGCACTATTAATGGAAGAACGCAGCCGTTTTTATCGGGAGGCGGGAGCCGATGACGAAGCGGATTATTACAACGATGAGGCTTTTCATTTTTATAAAGAAGTTTTAGCTGCAGAACCGCCTATTCCGCAAGCATTTTTTAATGCAGGGTTTTTCTTTATCAAGCAGAGCAATTACGCGAAAGCACGTTCGGTTTTTGAAACTTACTTACAATTGGAAGATACAACAACAGACACCGCAGAAACTCGGAAGCAAAAAGCGCGAGATCTTATTGACTGGATAAACACACAAGCGCTTGATGATGATTTATTTAAAGAAGCCTATGACTTCATGCAAATGAATCAAGAGGAAAAAGCTTTAGAAAGGATTAGAGAATTTCTTTCGCATCATCCTAAAGTTTGGAACGCATGGTTTTTACTCGGCTGGGCATTACGCCGACTAAACCGTTGGGAAGATGCAAAAGCCGCCTTTTTGCATTGCCTTGAACTCGGGCAGGATAACGAAGAAATAAAAACCGCATACAGCGATATTTGCAATGAACTTTCCATCTGTTTAACAGAATTAAAAGAATATCAAAAAGCTGAAAAATGGCTGCTTTCCGCTCTTGCCGAGGAGCCTGAAAATATAAAAATTATCTCAAATTTGGGCAGCCTTGCGTTGAAAAAAGGCAAAACTGAAGAAGCAAAAGGTTTTTTCCGCACTGTGTTGGAAATTAACCCCACTGATAACCTTGCAAAAATGATGCTGGCGCAGTTGAACGACTAA
- a CDS encoding DUF4261 domain-containing protein has protein sequence MKNSKKKSKENPVGIFAGFALLSKAQWDKAKFISDLKKKWGLDAVVNNDGWDKRQDTLAFEVGNMIAMVGFASVPIPNAEAEENAKYNYLWNKAVEMAKAHKAHLVVAVVGKEKNIIEKGKLFSKVISCLCDQDTVTGIYVNGTVLEPQFYKDYAEVLKDGELPIMVWIWFGLHPTETFRVCCYTNGLNVFGKPEMEILNADANPNDVRDFLIDMTYYVIDADVTLKGGEKIGFSDNDVHTITRSKGVFLPGMTLKISYEPKKPFDEED, from the coding sequence ATGAAGAATTCAAAGAAAAAATCAAAGGAAAATCCGGTAGGTATTTTTGCAGGATTTGCCCTTTTGTCGAAAGCTCAATGGGATAAGGCAAAATTTATTTCCGATCTCAAAAAAAAATGGGGTTTGGACGCGGTTGTAAACAACGATGGCTGGGACAAGCGTCAAGATACATTAGCCTTCGAAGTCGGTAACATGATAGCAATGGTCGGTTTTGCATCTGTTCCTATTCCAAACGCCGAAGCGGAGGAAAATGCAAAATATAACTATTTATGGAACAAGGCTGTCGAAATGGCAAAGGCACACAAAGCTCATCTCGTAGTCGCGGTAGTTGGTAAAGAGAAAAACATAATAGAAAAAGGCAAGCTTTTCAGCAAAGTTATATCCTGCCTCTGCGATCAGGATACTGTTACCGGTATTTATGTCAATGGAACAGTGCTTGAACCGCAATTTTACAAAGATTACGCCGAAGTACTAAAAGACGGGGAGCTTCCTATTATGGTATGGATTTGGTTCGGGCTGCATCCGACGGAAACCTTTCGTGTATGTTGTTATACCAATGGGCTGAATGTATTCGGCAAGCCTGAAATGGAAATTCTGAACGCCGATGCCAATCCCAATGATGTACGGGATTTTCTTATTGATATGACATACTATGTGATAGATGCCGATGTAACTTTGAAAGGCGGAGAAAAAATCGGATTTTCAGACAATGATGTACACACCATCACTCGCAGTAAGGGCGTGTTCTTGCCCGGAATGACGCTAAAAATCAGTTATGAACCAAAAAAGCCTTTTGACGAAGAAGATTGA
- a CDS encoding PilZ domain-containing protein — translation MGFATSQQLNKFYDSYKNIDVTFTKDVIQALSLNTQQVYVRCAGSQWPCIINSASMVGAKIIAGKKSGLYAKIEEGHTNLSIRFFFFEPGAKDSLSFFVSAKLIDTTPYRSSADLVIFSLEYTQRAPDDLIEKLGFLLEANISSTKRKEERIQLDPASMRKMNLAKKETIVFIQGIPRRCILRDLSFSGARFIMVGVGSFLSQKGAMLKIDFEEPDVNIGIRGKIVRAEQVEGRKDLVSLAMEFTPGTVPMIYKMHLNQYFSHSRNIPPLKSEQQPVQETNQQIQKPQERNPAEPKQAEIPGGLNDLNLPDFTS, via the coding sequence ATGGGATTTGCTACAAGTCAGCAGCTTAATAAATTTTATGACTCATATAAAAATATTGATGTAACATTTACAAAAGATGTTATACAGGCATTGAGTTTGAATACGCAACAAGTGTATGTACGGTGTGCCGGCAGCCAATGGCCATGTATTATCAATTCCGCATCTATGGTTGGCGCAAAAATTATAGCAGGCAAAAAAAGCGGTTTGTATGCAAAAATTGAAGAAGGACACACAAACCTCAGCATACGTTTTTTCTTTTTTGAACCGGGAGCAAAAGATAGTCTTTCTTTTTTTGTTTCTGCAAAACTTATCGATACAACTCCGTACAGAAGTTCTGCCGATTTGGTAATTTTCAGCTTAGAATATACACAAAGAGCTCCCGATGATTTAATCGAAAAGTTGGGATTTTTACTTGAAGCAAATATCAGTTCAACAAAAAGAAAAGAAGAGCGAATTCAGCTTGACCCTGCCTCTATGCGGAAAATGAACTTAGCAAAAAAAGAAACTATTGTCTTTATTCAAGGTATTCCGAGACGTTGTATTTTACGAGACCTCTCTTTTTCCGGAGCGAGATTTATTATGGTCGGAGTTGGTTCCTTTTTAAGTCAAAAAGGGGCTATGCTGAAAATTGATTTTGAAGAGCCCGATGTTAATATCGGTATTCGAGGAAAAATTGTTCGAGCGGAACAGGTCGAAGGCAGAAAAGATCTTGTTTCTCTGGCGATGGAATTTACGCCGGGAACCGTACCGATGATTTATAAAATGCACCTCAATCAGTATTTCTCTCATAGCAGAAATATACCTCCCTTGAAATCTGAACAACAACCGGTACAAGAAACGAATCAGCAAATTCAAAAACCGCAAGAACGGAACCCCGCGGAGCCTAAACAGGCGGAAATTCCCGGCGGATTAAATGATCTTAACCTTCCCGATTTTACCTCATGA
- the pcp gene encoding pyroglutamyl-peptidase I, producing the protein MKILVTGFDPFGGERINPAIESVKKLPDTILGADIIKLEIPTVIGKSLDKIKEAVKKESPDVVLSIGQAGGRSDITVERVGINIDDCRIKDNEGNQPIDTPVVKDGPAAYFVTIPIKAIVEKLRTKGIPASVSNSAGTFICNHVCYGVAHLAASSKKPMKSGFIHIPFLPEQVTDKPPLTPSMALDTIVHGITLAIEAIIENDTDIKVSGGKIC; encoded by the coding sequence ATGAAAATATTGGTTACGGGCTTTGATCCCTTCGGCGGAGAGCGCATTAACCCCGCAATAGAATCGGTAAAAAAACTGCCTGATACGATTTTAGGTGCGGATATTATCAAACTTGAAATTCCGACAGTGATCGGAAAGTCTTTGGATAAAATAAAAGAGGCGGTAAAAAAAGAGAGTCCCGATGTTGTGCTCAGTATCGGGCAGGCGGGCGGCAGGTCCGACATCACGGTTGAGCGGGTTGGTATTAACATTGACGATTGCAGAATTAAAGACAATGAGGGTAATCAGCCGATTGATACGCCGGTAGTAAAAGACGGCCCCGCCGCATACTTTGTTACAATCCCGATTAAGGCTATTGTGGAAAAACTGCGGACAAAGGGCATTCCCGCTTCGGTTTCCAACTCGGCGGGAACTTTTATCTGCAATCATGTTTGTTACGGCGTTGCGCACCTTGCCGCCTCAAGCAAAAAACCGATGAAAAGCGGCTTTATTCACATTCCGTTTTTACCCGAACAGGTTACGGATAAACCGCCGCTCACGCCGTCCATGGCTTTAGACACCATCGTGCACGGAATCACACTCGCCATTGAGGCTATTATCGAAAATGATACGGATATAAAAGTTTCTGGCGGCAAAATTTGCTGA
- the map gene encoding type I methionyl aminopeptidase, translated as MIRIKTKEQIDGIRRSCKALAQLFEELIPHVKPGVSTKQLDDFCVDFITKIGGKPAWYAEGFPGAACISINEEVIHGVPSKNKFVQEGDLVSLDIGIDLGGYISDACRTVPVGKVSPERLQLLEVTTNCLAAGIAACQAGKRVKAISKAVFELASQYNYGVVYEYCGHGVGLSVHEPPNIPNVPYPGGPNERLRAGMVVAIEPMINLGTDEVKTLSDGWTVVSADGSCSCHMENTVAIFEDHTEVLTILD; from the coding sequence ATGATACGCATTAAAACAAAAGAACAGATCGACGGAATTCGCCGTTCCTGTAAAGCTTTGGCTCAACTGTTTGAGGAGCTTATTCCTCATGTAAAACCGGGAGTCAGTACAAAACAATTAGACGATTTTTGTGTTGACTTTATTACTAAAATAGGCGGGAAGCCCGCATGGTATGCGGAAGGCTTCCCCGGTGCAGCCTGTATTTCCATCAACGAAGAGGTTATACACGGTGTGCCGTCAAAAAATAAATTCGTTCAAGAAGGTGACCTTGTCTCCCTTGATATCGGCATCGATTTGGGCGGTTATATCAGCGATGCATGCAGAACCGTGCCGGTCGGTAAAGTAAGTCCCGAGCGGCTGCAATTGCTGGAAGTTACCACAAACTGTTTGGCTGCGGGAATTGCGGCATGCCAAGCGGGAAAACGCGTTAAGGCAATATCAAAAGCGGTATTCGAGCTGGCAAGTCAGTATAATTACGGCGTTGTTTACGAGTACTGCGGGCACGGCGTAGGGCTTTCCGTACACGAGCCGCCGAATATTCCAAATGTCCCTTATCCCGGCGGACCGAATGAGCGCTTGCGAGCGGGAATGGTTGTTGCCATTGAGCCGATGATCAACCTCGGCACCGATGAGGTTAAAACACTTTCCGACGGTTGGACTGTTGTAAGCGCCGACGGCTCCTGCTCCTGCCATATGGAAAACACCGTCGCCATCTTTGAAGACCACACCGAAGTGCTTACCATCCTCGATTAG
- a CDS encoding methyl-accepting chemotaxis protein codes for MLTAVITVLISGAMDASIVNTALASKFFVATIVIPPAIVIIKYKKLNKHLQNWKEDLLSAQKAIVSYQRTVPVTPIAVSLVSPLLISLETGIIKDSNLFMTSYVLSVGNVFAVASFFATLTIRHLEKSTNFIPLNKDLLGMSLTSKIFMISFFSSVSIAFLTLLPFLNKNFEPEFINLVTRLLPLHIFGIGFAVVNIVSVMRGNINRLMLIYDNIENLSHGNYKLDDIVITSRDEIGFLMTNFNSFLSFNKQFLKDIDVAINKSNVVADELAANMNETSATLQQISGNVSSVNESTQMQTSGVLETQATIEQIARTIESLDRNIEHQASTVAESSSAIEEMVANIHSVADVLEKNAISIANLDKQTQTATNSTQEAATHIEKVVEASEGLLEASNVIQHIASQTNLLAMNAAIEAAHAGEAGKGFAVVADEIRKLAEEAGTQGKQISVVLKTLQQDIETVANGAKTVVTQITEISNLSYAIRDQETVIMNAMEEQTSGSTQVLEAIRDITKITEEVRLGSGEMLTGNTEVGKEMTRLANGAQQVQNSMHEISGGTNQIASAVEQIITMSEENKKAIITVMGHLAKLKF; via the coding sequence ATGCTGACAGCGGTTATAACAGTTTTAATTTCCGGGGCGATGGATGCTTCAATTGTGAATACAGCCTTAGCTTCAAAATTTTTTGTTGCTACAATTGTTATTCCGCCAGCGATAGTCATTATAAAGTATAAAAAACTTAATAAACACTTACAAAATTGGAAAGAAGATCTCCTAAGTGCTCAAAAAGCCATAGTAAGCTACCAACGAACTGTACCTGTAACTCCTATTGCGGTTTCTCTTGTTTCTCCGCTTCTTATCAGTCTTGAAACGGGAATAATTAAAGACTCTAATTTGTTTATGACATCCTATGTATTATCTGTTGGAAATGTTTTTGCTGTAGCGAGTTTTTTCGCCACACTCACAATTAGGCACCTTGAGAAATCTACAAATTTTATTCCATTAAATAAAGATTTACTCGGAATGTCGCTGACGAGTAAAATATTTATGATAAGTTTTTTTTCTTCCGTATCAATTGCTTTTCTCACACTCCTTCCATTCTTAAATAAAAATTTTGAACCTGAGTTTATAAATCTGGTTACTCGGCTTTTACCTTTGCATATATTTGGCATTGGATTTGCTGTTGTAAATATTGTTTCCGTTATGCGTGGAAATATAAATAGACTTATGCTTATTTATGACAATATTGAAAATTTATCTCACGGAAATTATAAGCTTGACGACATTGTAATTACTTCGCGGGATGAAATAGGTTTTTTAATGACTAATTTTAACTCGTTTTTATCATTTAACAAGCAATTTTTAAAAGATATTGACGTAGCGATAAATAAATCGAATGTAGTTGCGGATGAACTTGCCGCAAATATGAATGAAACTTCGGCAACTTTGCAACAAATAAGCGGAAATGTAAGTTCGGTAAATGAAAGTACACAAATGCAAACAAGCGGTGTGCTTGAAACCCAAGCAACAATAGAGCAAATTGCAAGAACGATTGAAAGCCTTGACAGAAATATTGAACATCAGGCAAGCACTGTAGCCGAATCCTCTTCTGCCATCGAAGAAATGGTTGCGAATATTCATTCGGTCGCGGATGTCTTGGAAAAAAATGCGATATCAATTGCAAATTTGGATAAACAGACGCAGACAGCTACGAATTCAACTCAAGAGGCCGCCACTCACATAGAAAAAGTTGTAGAGGCTTCGGAAGGTTTGCTTGAAGCGTCAAACGTTATTCAACATATTGCAAGTCAAACAAATCTTTTAGCAATGAATGCCGCAATTGAAGCCGCACATGCCGGAGAAGCCGGAAAGGGCTTTGCCGTTGTTGCCGATGAAATTCGAAAACTTGCGGAAGAAGCCGGTACACAGGGAAAACAAATTTCCGTAGTACTTAAAACGCTTCAGCAAGATATTGAAACTGTTGCTAATGGTGCCAAAACAGTTGTTACACAAATTACCGAAATATCGAATTTAAGCTATGCAATACGGGATCAGGAAACTGTTATAATGAATGCAATGGAAGAACAAACCTCCGGAAGTACGCAGGTGCTTGAAGCAATAAGGGATATTACTAAAATTACCGAAGAAGTACGGTTAGGTTCGGGTGAAATGCTTACGGGAAACACCGAAGTCGGAAAAGAGATGACACGTCTTGCAAACGGTGCACAGCAAGTTCAAAATAGTATGCATGAAATAAGCGGCGGAACAAACCAGATCGCAAGTGCTGTTGAGCAAATTATAACTATGAGTGAAGAAAACAAAAAAGCGATTATAACAGTGATGGGGCATTTGGCAAAACTTAAATTTTAG
- a CDS encoding DUF979 domain-containing protein → MLSAIFNNSILIDEIVYGLCGIVSIVTGYLALKGKKTPIGTFLFWTILGLLFMFGKALVLYVPKGGAIIGGLLILLGVLTLIKQVKMGEFAPLTKEEIEENSKKVMNKIFIPALLLGVVAMFLAQVKSFNIAIGTTAEGKAIIFGFSTAQVVGLASIIALIAAVLLTKPSLKNTVHDTSKMLMQVGSSSLLPQLLGVLGAIFATAGIGTIIGNFAGAIVPQGIPVLGVITYCLGMVIFTMIMGNAFAAFTVITIGVGIPFVIAQGGNPAVVGALGMTCGYCGTLLTPMAANFNIVPAAILETNDKYALIKTQAFLSAFLIVAHIILMLLFAF, encoded by the coding sequence ATGCTTAGTGCTATTTTTAACAACAGTATTTTAATAGATGAAATCGTATACGGGCTTTGCGGAATTGTTTCGATTGTAACCGGCTATCTTGCACTCAAAGGCAAAAAGACTCCGATCGGAACTTTTTTATTCTGGACTATTTTGGGTTTACTTTTTATGTTCGGTAAAGCTTTGGTGCTCTATGTTCCAAAAGGAGGTGCGATTATCGGCGGACTGCTTATTCTTTTAGGTGTGTTAACATTAATCAAGCAGGTAAAAATGGGAGAATTTGCACCGCTTACAAAAGAAGAAATTGAAGAGAACTCAAAAAAGGTAATGAATAAGATTTTTATTCCCGCCCTGCTTTTGGGAGTGGTTGCGATGTTTTTGGCGCAGGTAAAAAGTTTTAATATCGCAATCGGTACCACTGCCGAAGGAAAGGCTATTATCTTCGGATTTTCAACTGCGCAAGTAGTTGGACTTGCCTCAATTATCGCTTTGATTGCGGCGGTGCTTTTGACAAAACCGAGCTTGAAAAATACGGTGCATGATACGTCAAAGATGTTGATGCAGGTAGGTTCTTCAAGCCTTTTGCCGCAATTGCTGGGAGTACTCGGTGCTATTTTTGCTACAGCCGGAATCGGTACAATTATCGGGAACTTTGCGGGCGCGATTGTGCCACAAGGAATTCCGGTATTGGGCGTTATCACCTATTGTCTGGGTATGGTAATTTTTACCATGATTATGGGAAATGCTTTTGCGGCTTTTACCGTTATCACCATTGGGGTCGGCATACCTTTTGTAATCGCACAGGGCGGTAATCCTGCGGTTGTCGGCGCCTTGGGAATGACGTGCGGATACTGCGGAACCTTGCTTACGCCGATGGCGGCAAATTTCAATATTGTTCCCGCCGCTATTTTGGAAACGAACGATAAATATGCGCTAATTAAAACTCAGGCTTTTTTGTCTGCATTTTTAATTGTTGCACATATTATTCTGATGTTGTTGTTTGCTTTTTAA
- a CDS encoding TPM domain-containing protein has translation MKELKFIKKIGIESKDFTAIKEAVEKAEKNTDGEIALAVIKESDDYSKYELVSGLIVAAAAFLALLPFSDSINCFLNTTFWYPATWYLPAFVGLIAAVVTGIFFIIANIPVVDRFIIPKREKNERVYTRALRHFMESGIYKTKNRAGILIFISVMERKVFVLADEGINAKIEHGEWQSVCNKICDGIKQKQAGKVLCEAVADCGEKLAKYFPAKNINPNELPDGLVVL, from the coding sequence ATGAAAGAGCTGAAATTTATTAAAAAAATAGGTATTGAATCAAAGGATTTTACCGCAATTAAAGAAGCAGTGGAAAAAGCGGAAAAAAATACGGATGGAGAAATTGCGCTTGCAGTTATTAAAGAGTCCGATGATTATTCGAAATATGAGCTTGTATCGGGGCTTATAGTTGCTGCCGCAGCTTTTCTTGCACTGTTGCCCTTTTCAGATTCGATAAACTGTTTTTTAAATACTACATTTTGGTATCCTGCAACATGGTATTTGCCGGCTTTTGTCGGTTTGATTGCAGCTGTCGTTACGGGTATCTTTTTTATAATAGCAAATATTCCTGTTGTTGATAGATTCATTATTCCTAAGCGTGAAAAAAATGAACGGGTATATACCCGTGCTTTACGTCATTTTATGGAAAGCGGAATTTATAAAACAAAAAACAGAGCGGGGATTCTTATTTTTATCTCTGTGATGGAGCGGAAGGTTTTTGTGTTAGCCGATGAAGGCATTAACGCAAAAATAGAGCATGGTGAATGGCAGAGCGTATGCAATAAAATTTGCGATGGGATAAAACAAAAACAGGCAGGAAAGGTACTTTGTGAAGCTGTGGCTGACTGTGGGGAAAAGCTTGCAAAATATTTTCCGGCAAAAAATATTAATCCGAACGAATTGCCGGACGGCTTAGTGGTGTTATAA
- a CDS encoding DUF969 domain-containing protein, with protein MNYFVLIGVAIIIIGFIAKLDVVAVVLISALATGLIAKQGFIAVLDSIGTGFVNNRYMSLFFISFPVIAIMERYGLKERAADFIRKIRGASAGMVIWLYILIRTIAGAFSIRLGGHVQFIRPLILPMAEGAAQKHGTLSDEDIEGIKALAGASENYGNFFGQNIFPVAGGVLLITGTLQEQGVPVSNADIAKYSILAGVAMLVIALVQCWLFERHLKKGEKNNA; from the coding sequence ATGAATTATTTTGTATTAATCGGCGTTGCAATTATCATTATCGGGTTTATTGCAAAGCTTGATGTAGTGGCGGTTGTGCTTATTTCTGCACTTGCAACCGGACTTATTGCAAAGCAGGGATTTATTGCGGTGCTTGATTCGATCGGCACCGGCTTTGTAAATAATCGGTATATGAGTTTATTTTTTATTTCCTTTCCGGTTATTGCGATTATGGAACGCTACGGACTGAAGGAGCGGGCTGCGGATTTTATCAGGAAGATTAGGGGTGCAAGTGCGGGAATGGTAATTTGGCTGTATATTTTAATTCGTACAATAGCCGGAGCTTTTTCGATTCGCTTAGGCGGACATGTGCAATTTATTCGTCCGCTTATTCTTCCGATGGCAGAGGGTGCGGCGCAAAAGCACGGCACATTAAGCGATGAGGATATTGAGGGAATTAAGGCACTTGCGGGCGCCTCGGAAAATTACGGAAACTTTTTCGGGCAAAATATTTTTCCCGTTGCCGGCGGAGTTCTTTTAATCACGGGAACGCTGCAGGAACAAGGGGTTCCGGTAAGCAATGCTGATATTGCAAAATACTCGATTTTAGCCGGTGTCGCGATGTTGGTTATTGCTTTGGTGCAATGCTGGCTTTTTGAACGCCATCTTAAGAAAGGAGAAAAAAACAATGCTTAG